The following is a genomic window from Halichoerus grypus chromosome 5, mHalGry1.hap1.1, whole genome shotgun sequence.
AAAAACTTAGTCTATATTAAGTGTGGCTGTTGCGTTAcgattatataattaaaaaattcccAGTTAATCTCTAATTCCTTTAGGtgttcatatttaagaaaccCATACCAGGGACAAAAATCTTAAcgaatatttaaatgtttaatttggaCTTTAGAACTTTCTAATTCATGTATGAAAACATCTATATATAGTATTGCTAGAGAACAGTACTACTGATTATTATTCTAGGCACAGAAACTGAAAGATAGGACACCTGGGCTAGTCTCGCTCTTGCAGGGCGTAAGTACAGGAAGAGAAGGCatctctcctcccctcaccccaatAACCATACATTGTTCCAAGTAAATAACTTCTAACTTCCTTTGCTGACATTGTGCTGGTCATGATGCACCAAATTCCTGCTGCTTCTGGGACTAATTCTCTTAgcagtggctttcaaactttgCTATACCCACAATGCCACAATACCTTGTGACTCagcacacatgtacatatataaaacccaaacagaaatgaaacagtACTTCCCTAAGTGTGatgtacttttccttttcttactattttttgaaAGGTCATCATGACCCACTAATGAATGCATAATGACCACAGTTTAAAGGAACTCTTCATTTTCACTGGGTCAGTTCCATTAGTTGTGGTTGACATAATATGGGCTGGTTTTCGAATTTATTTGAACCTGGACCTTGGCTCTAGTTATATGCGAGACTGCCCCAGAAATCTGTCTCAAATTACTCTCTTTTAAATATCATAACAGTTAAACCTTTCTGTTGATGGTGCTGAAAACCTTATACCTGTTAAGCTTATTATGTTAAGAGTGCTAGTACAGTAGTTTCCTTTATGTGGAAACTAATATCTTTAAAACTGAGCATATACCTGGAAATTtaaccattttgttttgttttcttttagtcaGATACTGGAGATAATGTCAGCAGTGAGAGAGCAGGATCCACTGGAATTAGCCAATACACTATATAACAacaccattaaaatatttttttcctgatggtatgttctttccatttcccatcatttatgtaaaatttcatGGTAAACCTTACTGAAAGATTGAATAAAGGAATTCTCTGGAAGTGGTCTAAAGAGTTATTCTGTATTACTACATACCATACCCCCCTCGTTTTTATCCATCAAGTCAGATCAGAATTTTAGTATCAATTAAGGTCTTAGTTTACAACAATGAAAACTCCCAAATATTTTGTAATTGCTTCAAAAGTCTGAAAAGGACAATTTTATGTCAACGCTGCAAACAGAATGGCCAACAAATATATTGGTTTTAtttacatcaaaattaaacaaTTAGCACATTCTGGTTTTTATACCAAAGTTTAGTTGATAAAAGCCTGTTTCTCAACTCTCACACAGTCTCTGAATCATGACTTTTGAACCCAGCTCAGCCACGTGCTACACTCAGATTTCAAAAAAGTCTCTTCTGGCAGcctattttctccttcattttaaaatactctaCATGTAGCTTTTATCCTCTGGTCCAAATTATTTCCTTGACTTAATGTGGTTTCCTCcgatttgcatttgcattttcccacccattttaaagaaaaactaggGTCCAGAGTTAGGTACTTTTATAGGCTTCCATTGAGGAATCTTTGGCACAGCTGACGCACTGTATTACATCATTACATCTATTAAAAAGCTGTTTGTTCAAATTTTGTCATAAAAACgtgaaaacattttattctatGTACAATAATGTACACAAATTTAAATAGGTCACCAAAGAGACCAGAAGTAATTAAAGAGGTATATTTACAGTAGCACATCACAGTAAACGGAAAACCATTCACAGATTCAACATGGATACTGTTTTTGTGCTTGGTTACACACTGAAGTGAAGCATATTACTCCATTTTggatgaactgaattttaaacaaataaccTCAATGATTAGTAAATGCTATTTTAATCAGTATCATCATTAAGTTCTTCAGCTGCTGGGCCTGTGTGCTGAATcactccatttctttctctttgaacatCATCATCACAATCTGTACTGTCATCTTCGTTCAATTCCCTGTCAGATTCAGCAGCAGCTTCTCTTACAGCTTCCTCTGGATTTTCATTGGGTGCAATAAATCCATTGTTGTTAGATATATTTGAATTATCCTTAATATCATCTTCGATGTACACCTTCTGATGGCACATTGGACAAGTATCTTGGATGTACAGCCATTTCCGAAGGCAAAGTGCATGGAAGTAATGATTACATGGTGTGATGCGAGCAGATGTTGTAAACTCATGATAGCAGATTGCACATACATCATCTATTTCTTGTAAGCGGCTCCCTTTTATTTCAGGAAGTGAATTAATTTTCTTAACAGCAGTCCTACGGTTCATGAATGTCTTCCAGCCATTTTTTGCTTGTAAGTAGATGTTAAAATATGCATGTAGACACATCATACAAGCCCGAATTTTACTTCCTGACTCAAACATCATAGTGTAAGCCCCATTTCCAAACATTACTACTCcaaatataaattcaataatATTGCCTGTTGAACGAACATAGTAGACATAATCATCAAGCTTTTCCCAAAGGACATTATAGTAGCCATCAATCATGAATAACGTATACACAGTGAGAGAAACAATTACTTTTAAGCAGAGTTCCACACAAAAGGCTGTAACTGCGAACAACCATGTATTTAGTGCATAGTGATGCCAAAGAACGTAACTGAGTAAAACAGGAAGAATAAACAGGCAAGCAGAGACAAAGAGCACAGGAAAATGTCTACGGAAAGATGACACATGAGAGGCACTGAGAGACATTAATACAGGGTCTGTCATTCCGTGGATGAAATGCAGGACTGCAGTTAATAAAAGGCACATGTTTCTACTTAAGCGAATAAGTCTCTCTTCTGGTCTTAGCCCACTTAAACCAGTCTGaagagccaaaataaaaaataaaacaggtgcTACGAAGCCAAGCCGCCTGTCATCTTCTTCGGTTGATCCAATAAAGGCCAATATTCCAAGGCCCAAATAATGGGCTATTGAGGAAATTACAGCACTCATGCCCAGTACAGTTAGTGTAGAATCACATCCACTAATTATAAGATTGCAAATGAGGTCCCAGAAG
Proteins encoded in this region:
- the RNF139 gene encoding E3 ubiquitin-protein ligase RNF139 isoform X1 encodes the protein MAAVGPPQQQVRMAHQQVWAALEVALRVPCLYIIDAIFNSYYDSSQSRFCIGLQIFLRLLGIFVSSIVLILSQRSLFKFYMYSSAFLLAATSVLVNYYASLHIDFYGAYNTSAFGIELLPRKGPSLWMALIVLQLTLGIGYITLLQIHSIYSQLIILDLLVPVIGLITELPLHIRETLVFTSSLILTLNTVLVLAVKLKWFYYSTRYVYLLVRHMYRIYGLQLLMEDTWKRIRFPDILRVFWLTRITAQATVLMYILRMANETDSFFISWDDFWDLICNLIISGCDSTLTVLGMSAVISSIAHYLGLGILAFIGSTEEDDRRLGFVAPVLFFILALQTGLSGLRPEERLIRLSRNMCLLLTAVLHFIHGMTDPVLMSLSASHVSSFRRHFPVLFVSACLFILPVLLSYVLWHHYALNTWLFAVTAFCVELCLKVIVSLTVYTLFMIDGYYNVLWEKLDDYVYYVRSTGNIIEFIFGVVMFGNGAYTMMFESGSKIRACMMCLHAYFNIYLQAKNGWKTFMNRRTAVKKINSLPEIKGSRLQEIDDVCAICYHEFTTSARITPCNHYFHALCLRKWLYIQDTCPMCHQKVYIEDDIKDNSNISNNNGFIAPNENPEEAVREAAAESDRELNEDDSTDCDDDVQRERNGVIQHTGPAAEELNDDTD